TCGATGCCGCGCTTGACTACGCCCGCTCCAGAGGTCTTTATCCGCATGACGTTCACGGCAAGAACGTCATGGTATCGGAAGGCAGGGGGCTTGTCGTCGACGTATCGGATTTCCTCAAATACGAGCCATGCAGTATGTGGGACGATTTGAAAAAAGCTTATTCCTATCTCTATTCGCCGCTTATGTCAAATAATCCGGTTCCCGTCCCGGAGTGGGTTTTGAACGGCGTGCGTAAAGGGTACCGGTTATTCCGCTCCGCGCACTCATGAAATCAGGCCGCTTCTTTATTCGCCTTTGCTCACTCGCTCCATCAGTTGAAGCATTTTCTCGGGAGGATAAGCGCCTGATAGCGCGTAACGGTTATTAACAACAAAGAACGGGACGCCAGTTATGCCCATTCGCCGCGCCTGCGCCAAATCGGCTTCCAATGCTTCGCGGCCTTCACCGCTGTGCAGGCGGGCAAGCAGATCCCTCTCGTTTACTCCAATCTCTGCCGCTATTGCCCCGATTGCACTGATCTGCGCGATATCCACGCCCTCTTCGAAGTAAGCGCGGAACAACGCGTCTACAGCCGCAGCCTTCAGCTCCTCCGGCACAACCGCGACAAAGCGGTGCGCCAGCCGGGTGGACGGCATCCGCTTGACCCTATCAAACCGGAAGTTGAGACTGACGGCGGCTCCCGCCCGGGTCACATGATCAAGCGCCTCCTTAAGCGCATTTTCTCCCCCCAATTTGCGAACCATCACATCCGTAAACGGACGCCCTTCCTCAGGCAGGCCAGGATCCAGAAGATAAGCGTGATAAGCGACCGTCACCGCTTCGCCGCCTTTCTCTGCCCACAGTTCAAGTGCGCGGGACAGGTTTTGTTTGCCGATGCGGCACCAAGGGCATACAACATCGGAATAAAGGTCGATATGCATCAATGTTTGTTCCTCTCTGCATTGAATTGGTGGTCTAATTCTATCATGATTACCGGTTTATGAAACGGGTTAATTAGGGGATAGGAGTCACTTCGCTAAGACCCTGATCATGATAAGAAGGAGGGCGCAGGTGGATTATCCCGTAAATATTCTGCTTGTCGATGATCACCCGGAGAATCTCACCGCAATAGAGGCGGTGCTCGCGGGAAACCCGTACCGCTTGGTTCGCGCCTATTCCGGCAAAGAAGCGCTGAGGTGTTTGCTGGAAGAAGAATACGCCGTGATCGTCATGGATGTACAGATGACGGAAATGGATGGATTTGAAACGGCCCGCATGATAAAGACCCGTGAAAAGTCGAAGAACGTGCCGATTATTTTCTTATCCGGGGCTGACCACGATGAAGACCTTTTCAGCGGGTATTCTCTTGGAGCCGTTGACTATATGAGAAGGCCGTTTATCCCCCAAGTACTTAAAACCAAAATAGAAGGCTATGTCAGTATATATGATGCGAATAAGGCTCTTCAATTGCAGAGCGAGCTCCTGCAGGAGAAGACGAGGCAGCTTGAGAAAGCCAATCGGGAATTGACGAAGGCGAAAGAGGCCGCTGAGATCGCTTCACGTGTGAAATCGGAGTTTTTGGCGATGATGAGCCATGAGATCCGCACTCCTTTGAACGGAATTATCGGCATGTCGGATTTGCTTATGACCCTCAAGCTTCCGGAAGAGCATAGCCAAATGGTCGAGATCATCCACTCCAGCGGCAATGCGCTGCTGACAGTGATAAACCATATATTGGACTTTTCCAAGATCGAGTCGGGAAAGCAGCAATTGGAGGAGGAGCCATTCTCGCTTAAGCTGTGTCTCGATGAAACGTTTGATTTATTTATGGCAAAGTCAAGAGAAAGTAATCTCGAAATGACAGTGCATATGGACCCATCCATCCCCCCGGTCATCATCGGCGATATAACCTGTCTCCGTCAGGTGCTGAACAATTTGGTCGGCAATGCCGTGAAATTCACGCATGTAGGCGGCGTCTCCATCACAGTGAACAAGCTTGGCGCGCATGCCGATACGATGGAGATCGAATTCGTCATTAAAGATACGGGGATCGGCATTCCCCGCGATAAAATGATGCAGTTGTTTGAACCCTTCTCCCAACTGGACGCATCCACGAACCGGAATTTCGGCGGGACAGGTCTAGGACTTTCCATTTGCAAATCACTGGTTGAGCTTATGGGCGGAACCATTCGGGCACAACCGACCGAGGAGCCCGGAGCTACGTTTATTTTTACGGTTAAAGTAAAAACGTATTCCGCGAGAAGAACGATTAACGGAATGGAACGAATTATTCAAACGAAGCAGCGATCGGAACATAGTCTTCCTAATCGGGTATATGGAGAGGATATCAATGGCTAATCAGGAACTTAAACAAGAAGCGGATAATGAACAGATAGACACCGGTTTACTATTGAACGCATTAATGGCTTTGAAGAAAGGGAATTTCTCGTACCGATTGCCTTATGACTATTCGGGGAAAGCCGGCAAAGTGGTGGATACCTTTAATGAAATAATGGATATGCAGGAAAGTCTGGTCGAAGAAGTCGAGACGGTAGCCAAGGTCGTCGGCAAGGAAGGGAAGCTCTCCCGCCGGTTCGTGCATAAGAATGCGGGCGGCTCCTGGGAGACGATCGTGGACTCTCTCAATGGCCTCGTTATTGACTTGATTCAACCTACAAGTGAGATGGTGCGAGTTATTAACGCTGTCGCCCAAGGCGATCTCTCTCAGAAGGTGGAGCTGGAGTTCGAAGGCAGAGCGCTGACCGGCGAGTTTCAACGGACGGCCGCCAACATCAATATGATGGTGAATCAGCTCAGCATTTTTGCCTCGGAGGTAACTCGGGTAGCCAGAGAGGTAGGCACCGACGGCAAGCTGGGAGGGCAGGCAAATGTCCGGGATGTTTCCGGCACGTGGAAGGATTTGACCGACAGCGTTAATAACATGGCCAGCAATTTGACCGACCAGGTCCGCAATATCGCGGCCGTCACGACCGCAGTCGCCAATGGCGATCTGTCCAAGCAGATAACCGTCAACGCCAAGGGTGAAATACTTGAGCTTAAGAATACGATCAATACGATGGTCGATCAGCTTTCAACCTTCTCCTCCGAGGTTACGCGGGTTGCCCGCGAGGTCGGCACGGAAGGAAAGCTCGGGGGTCAGGCCGATGTTAAAGGCGTCTCCGGCACATGGAGGGATTTGACGGAGAGCGTTAATTATATGGCCTCGAATCTCACGAACCAGGTGCGCAACATCGCTGTGGTAACGACGGCGGTCGCCAACGGCGATCTGTCGAAGAAAATTACGGCGGACGTACAGGGCGAAATTCTCGAGCTGAAGAACACGATAAACACAATGGTTGACCAGCTCTCCACCTTTGCCTCCGAGGTTACCCGGATGGCGCGCGAGGTCGGCACGGAGGGCATACTTGGCGGCCAGGCAGAGGTTAGCGGAGTTGCGGGAACATGGCGCGATTTGACGGAAAGCGTGAACTACATGGCCAGCAACCTGACCAATCAGGTGAGGAATATTGCGGAAGTGACGACAGCGGTTGCCAAAGGGGATCTGTCGAAGACGATTACCGTCGACGCCAAGGGCGAGATTCTGGAGCTGAAGAGCACGATTAATACGATGGTTGACCAGCTGAGTAATTTCGCATCCGAGGTAACGCGCGTCGCCCGCGAGGTATCCAATGAAGGGATCTTGGGCGGCCAAGCCGATGTGAAGGATGTATCCGGTACATGGAAAGATTTGACCGACAGCGTCAACTTTATGGCGAGCACGCTGACCGATCAGGTGCGGAACATCGCGGAGGTTACGACAGCCGTCGCCAAAGGCGATCTCTCCAAGCAGATAACCGTAAACGCCAAAGGCGAAATTATGGAGCTCAAAAATACGATCAACACGATGGTGGACCAGCTGTCGACATTCTCCTCCGAGGTCACGCGGGTGGCGCGTGAGGTTGGTACACTCGGAATACTGGGCGGACAAGCCCAGGTAAGAGGCGTCGCCGGCACCTGGTATGATCTGACGGAAAGCGTTAACTATATGGCCTCCAACCTCACGAACCAGGTACGGAACATCGCGGTTGTGACGACCGCAGTCGCCAACGGCGATCTGTCGAAGAAAATCACAGCTGATGTGCAGGGCGAAATACTGGAGCTGAAGAACACGATCAACACGATGGTCGATCAGCTGTCCACCTTCGCCTCCGAGGTAACGAGGGTGGCGCGCGAGGTCGGGACGGAAGGGAAGCTCGGCGGTCAGGCGCAGGTTAAAGGCGTCGGCGGCACGTGGAAGGATTTGACCGAAGGCGTTAACAGCATGGCGCGTAATCTGACCGATCAGGTGCGCAATATTGCAGACGTCACTACAGCCGTAGCCAAAGGCGACCTGTCCAAAAAAATTACCGTGGACGTGAAGGGCGAAATTCTCGAGCTGAAGATTACGATGAATACAATGGTTGATCAGCTCAGCAATTTTGCCTCTGAGGTCACCCGCGTAGCGCGGGAGGTAGGTACGGAAGGCAAGCTCGGAGTACAAGCGGACGTGAAGGACGTTTCCGGAACGTGGAAAGACTTGACCGATACCGTAAACTATATGGCGAGCAATTTGACGATCCAGATGCGTAACATCGCGGGTGTTACGACGGCTGTAGCCAACGGCGACCTCTCCAAGAAGATTACCGTCGATGTGAAGGGCGAATTGTTCGAGCTGAAGAATACTATCAATACAATGGTGGACCAGCTCAACTCATTTGCCTCGGAGGTTACGAGGGTGGCGCGGGAGGTCGGGACCGACGGGAAGCTGGGCGGCCAGGCGCAGGTACGCGGGGTTGGCGGTATCTGGAAGGATCTGACCGATAACGTAAATATCATGGCCACCAACCTGACGGATCAGGTGCGTGGAATCGCCAAGGTCGTGACCGCCGTCGCGAACGGGAATATGAAGCAGAAGCTTACGGTCGATGCCAAAGGCGAGATCGCCGAGCTTACGGATACAATCAACAACATGATCGATACGCTGGCGACATTCGCCGATCAGGTTACAACAGTGGCGCGGGAGGTCGGCGCCGAAGGCAAGCTGGGAGGTCAGGCCAGCGTACCGGGTGCAGCCGGAACCTGGCGCGACCTCACAGACAACGTGAATTACATGGCCAGTACGCTGACTACACAGGTGCGGGCCATAACCAACGTCGCGACCGCGGTAACCAAAGGCGATTTGTCCAGATCGATCGATGTCGCCGCAGCTGGAGAAGTCGCCACGCTTAAAGACAATATCAATGAGATGATCCGCAATTTGAAGGAAACGACCCGTATCAATACGGAACAGGATTGGCTGAAGACCAATTTGGCCAAATTCTCCCGCTTGCTGCAGGGACAGAGAGACCTGAATGCAGTATGCCGCATGATTCTCTCCGAATTGGCGCCGCTTGTATCGATGCAGCACGGAGTATTCTATATTAATGAGCCTGTCAACGGAGAGCAGACGCTCGCGCTCTTTGCAAGCTACGCCTACCAGCATCGCAGGAATCTGTCCAATCAGTTCCGCGCCGGAGAGGGACTTGTCGGACAATGCCTGATCGAGAAGCAGCGTATTCTGCTGACGAATGTCCCTGATGATTATGTCCTGATTTCATCCGGTCTCGGAGAGGCGGCGCCGCTTAATATCGTTCTTATGCCGATTATTTTCGAAGATCAGGTGCTGGCAGTTCTTGAATTAGCTTCCTTCCGCATGTTCAGCGGGATTGATATCGCATTCCTGGATCAGCTGACCGAATCAATTGGTATCGTCATCAATACGATGCAGGCCAACCAGCGGACAGAGCAGCTTCTGATGCAGTCCCAGTCGCTTACCGAAGAGCTGCAGAAGCAGCAGAACGAACTGCAGAAGACAAATGAAGAGCTTGAGGACAAAGCGAAGCTGCTCGTCATCCAGAAAGCCGAGGTCGAGAGCAAGAACAACGAGGTCGAGCTAGCTAAGCGTTTCCTTGAGGAGAAAGCCGAACAGCTCGCGCTAACATCCAGATATAAATCGGAGTTTCTGGCCAACATGTCCCATGAACTGCGGACCCCGCTCAATTCCTTGCTGCTGCTCGCGGAACAGCTTGCCGAGAATGCGGACCGGAATTTATCCGGCCAGCAGGTCAAGTTCGCCCAAACGATTCAGGAGTCGGGCGAGGATCTGCTTAATTTGATCAACGATATACTCGATCTTTCGAAAATCGAATCAGGTACGGTTACCCCGGATTTCAGCGAAGTTTCCATCGACGATTTGACCGGGGGGCTCGACCGAACATTCCGTCATATTGTGAAGAGCAAATCTCTCGAATTCCGGATTATGACGGAATCGAACGTGCCGGATACGATTGTGACGGACTCCAAGCGGCTTCAGCAAATATTGAAAAATCTGCTTTCCAATGCTTTCAAATTTACGGAGAAGGGACAGGTTATGCTTGTCATCCGCAAAGCGAATGAAGGCTGGAAGGACGATAATGAAACGTTAAACCGCGCAAAGTCGGTGCTTTGCTTCTCCGTTAGTGACACAGGGATCGGTATCCCGGAGGAGAAGCAGCAAATTATATTCGAAGCGTTCCAGCAGGCGGACGGCAGCACGAACCGGGAGTACGGCGGAACGGGTCTGGGTCTTGCGATTTCACGCGAGATTGCCTCTATGCTGGGGGGAGAACTGACACTGTACAGCGTTGTAGGTATTGGAAGTACCTTTAACTTGTATCTTCCGCTGACTTCAGAGCCGCGGGAGCCGGAACCGAAGGCCAAGTTCGTGCCGGAAGTCATTGATGTGGCGCCGCCCAAACGTACGCGCAGCTATGCCCCGGATGAAGAGCTTGAAATATTCGACGACCGGTATTCTATCGAGCCGGGGGACCGCGTGTTCCTCATTGTTGAAGACGATATGAAGTTCAATGAAATTCTGCTTGATTCGCTGCGGAAGCGGGGAATTA
This is a stretch of genomic DNA from Paenibacillus sp. sptzw28. It encodes these proteins:
- a CDS encoding DsbA family protein, whose product is MHIDLYSDVVCPWCRIGKQNLSRALELWAEKGGEAVTVAYHAYLLDPGLPEEGRPFTDVMVRKLGGENALKEALDHVTRAGAAVSLNFRFDRVKRMPSTRLAHRFVAVVPEELKAAAVDALFRAYFEEGVDIAQISAIGAIAAEIGVNERDLLARLHSGEGREALEADLAQARRMGITGVPFFVVNNRYALSGAYPPEKMLQLMERVSKGE
- a CDS encoding ATP-binding protein, whose amino-acid sequence is MDYPVNILLVDDHPENLTAIEAVLAGNPYRLVRAYSGKEALRCLLEEEYAVIVMDVQMTEMDGFETARMIKTREKSKNVPIIFLSGADHDEDLFSGYSLGAVDYMRRPFIPQVLKTKIEGYVSIYDANKALQLQSELLQEKTRQLEKANRELTKAKEAAEIASRVKSEFLAMMSHEIRTPLNGIIGMSDLLMTLKLPEEHSQMVEIIHSSGNALLTVINHILDFSKIESGKQQLEEEPFSLKLCLDETFDLFMAKSRESNLEMTVHMDPSIPPVIIGDITCLRQVLNNLVGNAVKFTHVGGVSITVNKLGAHADTMEIEFVIKDTGIGIPRDKMMQLFEPFSQLDASTNRNFGGTGLGLSICKSLVELMGGTIRAQPTEEPGATFIFTVKVKTYSARRTINGMERIIQTKQRSEHSLPNRVYGEDING
- a CDS encoding HAMP domain-containing protein, translated to MANQELKQEADNEQIDTGLLLNALMALKKGNFSYRLPYDYSGKAGKVVDTFNEIMDMQESLVEEVETVAKVVGKEGKLSRRFVHKNAGGSWETIVDSLNGLVIDLIQPTSEMVRVINAVAQGDLSQKVELEFEGRALTGEFQRTAANINMMVNQLSIFASEVTRVAREVGTDGKLGGQANVRDVSGTWKDLTDSVNNMASNLTDQVRNIAAVTTAVANGDLSKQITVNAKGEILELKNTINTMVDQLSTFSSEVTRVAREVGTEGKLGGQADVKGVSGTWRDLTESVNYMASNLTNQVRNIAVVTTAVANGDLSKKITADVQGEILELKNTINTMVDQLSTFASEVTRMAREVGTEGILGGQAEVSGVAGTWRDLTESVNYMASNLTNQVRNIAEVTTAVAKGDLSKTITVDAKGEILELKSTINTMVDQLSNFASEVTRVAREVSNEGILGGQADVKDVSGTWKDLTDSVNFMASTLTDQVRNIAEVTTAVAKGDLSKQITVNAKGEIMELKNTINTMVDQLSTFSSEVTRVAREVGTLGILGGQAQVRGVAGTWYDLTESVNYMASNLTNQVRNIAVVTTAVANGDLSKKITADVQGEILELKNTINTMVDQLSTFASEVTRVAREVGTEGKLGGQAQVKGVGGTWKDLTEGVNSMARNLTDQVRNIADVTTAVAKGDLSKKITVDVKGEILELKITMNTMVDQLSNFASEVTRVAREVGTEGKLGVQADVKDVSGTWKDLTDTVNYMASNLTIQMRNIAGVTTAVANGDLSKKITVDVKGELFELKNTINTMVDQLNSFASEVTRVAREVGTDGKLGGQAQVRGVGGIWKDLTDNVNIMATNLTDQVRGIAKVVTAVANGNMKQKLTVDAKGEIAELTDTINNMIDTLATFADQVTTVAREVGAEGKLGGQASVPGAAGTWRDLTDNVNYMASTLTTQVRAITNVATAVTKGDLSRSIDVAAAGEVATLKDNINEMIRNLKETTRINTEQDWLKTNLAKFSRLLQGQRDLNAVCRMILSELAPLVSMQHGVFYINEPVNGEQTLALFASYAYQHRRNLSNQFRAGEGLVGQCLIEKQRILLTNVPDDYVLISSGLGEAAPLNIVLMPIIFEDQVLAVLELASFRMFSGIDIAFLDQLTESIGIVINTMQANQRTEQLLMQSQSLTEELQKQQNELQKTNEELEDKAKLLVIQKAEVESKNNEVELAKRFLEEKAEQLALTSRYKSEFLANMSHELRTPLNSLLLLAEQLAENADRNLSGQQVKFAQTIQESGEDLLNLINDILDLSKIESGTVTPDFSEVSIDDLTGGLDRTFRHIVKSKSLEFRIMTESNVPDTIVTDSKRLQQILKNLLSNAFKFTEKGQVMLVIRKANEGWKDDNETLNRAKSVLCFSVSDTGIGIPEEKQQIIFEAFQQADGSTNREYGGTGLGLAISREIASMLGGELTLYSVVGIGSTFNLYLPLTSEPREPEPKAKFVPEVIDVAPPKRTRSYAPDEELEIFDDRYSIEPGDRVFLIVEDDMKFNEILLDSLRKRGIKAVITTKGSNALELALKYQPSAITLDLHLADMDGWIVIEHLKNNMEVRHIPVCVITIEEDEIQLRRKGVFDYIGKPVTKEKLEGALDSLEQFAAKNVHRLLIAVNDQELQEEWVQTLGGKDVLITTVDTGRKAVNQLKSNSFDCVLVGNDLPDMNPGRFIREIQKAVSNKYIPVVMNQSRKPVPEEASELHEVMKAVVLKEAGTPVQILDETALFLHRKTGNLSEEAREKLIKLHQSDEMIQYRKVLVVDDDIRNIFALTTILERHKMKVIPAEDGRDAIAQLERIPDIDIVLMDIMMPVMDGYETTRAIRRKDKFKDLPIIALTAKAMKGDRELCLEAGASDYITKPVNSAHLLSKIRVWLDRHIVV